In the Butyricicoccus intestinisimiae genome, ACCTCGTGCCATACCGCGACATCTCGTTCAGCTCCCCGTGCCAGTCGTTCATCCGCAGCGTGACAATCGGGCCGAAGTGCCCGCTCGACCGCGAGACCGTCAAGCTGTTTCTGGAGCGCTACCGCATCCCGATTGACATGAAGAACATCTATCTGTCGGACGTTTCGTATCGGTGATACATATATATAAGATAAAACATCCCCTGCGCAGACCGTGCGCGGGGGATGTTTCTTGACATATTATATCAAATCATTACAGAAAAAAGTGAGCCGTCTGCCGCAAACAGATAGCTCACTGCGCATAGAGAGTTCCCGCTCTCATCGCTTAAAGTAGACTATTTTTCGTGGCAACCGTCTGGTTTCCACACTTTTTTATTATCGGTTGCATCGCGGCGAATGTCACGCTCTCCCGTTCCGGAAAATCCGGTGCGGGAGAGCTTTTTCATTCAGTTGATTCGTCCGCAGAAGGTGCACACGCGCATCACGCTTCCCTTGAGCGCGCCGCCGCAGAACTGGCAGCGGTCCTCCAAGCACCAGACCGTCGGGCACTCCCAAGTCAGCTGTACGTGTTCGCGCAGACCAAGGTAGTCCCGCAGCGCCGCCGGTTGTGAAAACCGCTTGCCGTCTCGTCCTCCACCTCGCCCAAGATTTCCACGCACTTGAGCGCGCGGCAGCCGGCGAACAGCTTCTCTGCGCACAGCTGCGTGTGGTTCGCCGGAATGGTCAGCTGCTCCAGCGTATCATTTTCTCCGCACGCGCCCGCCGCAATGCGGCGCACATGTGCCGGAACCGTCAAGGTTTGCTCCTGCCCGATTTGCACGAGCGTCTGTTCCTGTATTTCCATGGGTTCTCTCTCCTGTGCGTTTTTTCCAGTATAGCACGGGCGTGCGGAGGCTGCAACAGGGAAATTATTCGCCCAAAATTGCCTTCAAGTCCTCTTCCGGTGTGCTGATCGGCGCAATATGATAGTGCTCTACTAAGAATTGCAGGACGTTGGGAGAAAGAAATGCCGGAAGCGTGGGGCCAAGGCGAATGTTTTGAATGCCAAGATACAGCAGCGTCAGCAGAATGCACACTGCCTTTTGCTCATACCAAGACAGCACCATAGACAGCGGCAGTTCATTGACCCCGCAGTCAAATGCCTTTGCCAGCGCGACCGCAACCTGAATTGCACCATAGGCATCGTTGCACTGTCCGACATCCATCAGACGCGGCAGACCGCCAATCGTGCCGAGATCCAAATCGTTAAACCGGTATTTACCGCAGGCAAGCGTCAGTACAACCGTGTCCGGCGGCGTCTGTTTGACAAACTCCGTGTAGTAGTTTCTGCCCGGACGCGCACCGTCACAGCCGCCGACCAAGAAGAAATGGCGAATTGCACCGGATTTGACAGCATCTACTATCTGATCGGCAGCGCGCAAAATCGCGCCGTGTCCAAAGCCGGTTGTCACGGTGTGCCCGCCATTGATGCCGGTAAACGGCTGATCTTCTGCATAGCCGCCCAGCTCCAGCGCTTTTTCGATGACCGGCGTGAAATCGCGGGCTTCATCAATGTGCACCATTTCCGGATACGAGACCACTTCCGTGGTAAACACACGGTCTGCATAGCTCGGGCGCGGCGGCATCAGGCAGTTTGTTGTAAACAAAATCGGCGCCGGAATGTTGTCAAATTCCTTTTGCTGGTTTTGCCATGCCGTGCCAAAATTGCCCTTCAAATGCGGATATTTTTTCAGCTCCGGATAGCCGTGCGCCGGAAGCATCTCGCCGTGCGTATACACGGCAACGCCCTTATCCTTGGTCTGTTCCAGCAAGCATTTGAGGTCGTACAAATCGTGTCCGGTGACAACGATAAACGGACCCTTTTCAACGGTCAGCGGAACAGTGGTCGGCTCCGGTATGCCGTAGGTTTCCGTATTCGCCTTGTCCAGCAGTGCCATGCAGGCAAGATTTTTCTCGCCGACTTCTAAAACAATCGGCAGCAGCTCATCCATGCCCCATGTGTCCTCTCCGACTGCGCACAGCGCTTTGACAAAAAATGCATCCAGCTGCGCATCGGTATAGCCCAAAATCATCGCATGATAGGCATATGCTGCCATGCCGCGAATGCCGAACAAAATGAGAGATTTTAAGCTGCGAATGTCCTCCTGTGCATCCCACACCTTTTTCATATCATAATCCGCCGTTCCCGCCGGAAGCTCTCGATGAATGGCGTCTATGCGCTGCTGAATGGTCACATCGTTGAAATTGACATTGGTGACGGTTGTAAACAGACCATCTATAATCTGTTTGCTGATTTTCGCCGAAACGGTTTGCTTGCCCTGTATCGTGCGCGCCAGCGCAATCAATGCGCCGGTCAGTGCATCCTGTAAATTGGCAGTGTTTGCCTGCTTGCCGCAGACGCCGGCTCTTCCCGTACATCCGGTACAGCCCGCTGTCTGCTCACATTGAAAACAAAACATGTTGTGCTTCATGATAGTCCCTCCTATTTGATGGTGTCCTTAGTATACCCAGAGAAAGCAAAAAAGTCCGTTGGAAATCCAACGAACTTTTTCTTTTTTTTGACTTTTACAGCAACGGCGCAAACAGGCGCAGGAACATCTGTCCCAAGCGCAGCATGCGGCCGTGTCCGGTTGTGTATTCCTCTGTGACCTCCCGACACTGCAAAAAGGTCCGCTCAAAATCCCGCTTTGTCTCCAGCACCGCCGGATGGCCGATGTACAGACAGCCGTTTTCAAAATGATGGTACAGACTGCGGTAGTCCAGATTGATGGTGCCGCAGGTCGCCGCCTCATCATCGGTCACGCACATTTTACAGTGGCAGAATCCCGGTGTCCACTCATACACCCGCACGCCGTTTCGCGTCAGGCTGCTGTAATAGGAACGTGTCACCTGATACACCATCTTTTTGTCCGGAATGCCCGGCGTAATGACGCGGACATCCACGCCGCGTTTGGCGGCAAGCCCCATGGCGTGAATCATCTCGTCGGTCAAAATCAGATACGGCGTGATAAACCAGCAATACTTCGTTGCTTTGTTGAGCAGGCTGATGTATACTTCTTCTCCCACCTGTTCATCGTCCAGCGGGCTGTCCGCATACGGCTGGATAAAGCCGTGCAGCTCCGGTTTTGGCGCAAATTCCGGCAGATATTCCGCGATGTGCGGCTGTGCATGCTGTTCCTCCTCTTTGCGCTTGACGGCGTGCCAGTTTTCCAAAAATGTCACGGTCAGACTGCGCACGGCTTCGCCGCGCAGCTCAATGCCGGTGTCCTTCCACTGTCCATACGGGTGCGTCAGATTGAAATACTCGTTGGCGAGATTGTAGCCGCCGGTAAAGCCAATGGTTCCGTCTATCACGGTGATTTTGCGGTGGTCGCGGTTGTTCAAAAACAGATTGAGGCCCGGCATCAGCGGATTGAAAATACAGCACTGAATGCCCAGCTTTTCCATGCGCTTGACAAAATCCTTATTGATAAAGCCAATGCTGCCCATGTCATCGTAAAAGACGCGAATTTCCACGCCCGCCTTGGCGCGCTCCGCCAAAATCTCTTGGATGCCGTGCCACGCCTCCGCGTCCTCAATCGCATGATACTCCATAAAAATGAAGCGCTTTGCCTGCCGCAGCGCTTGTTTCTGTGCTTCCAGACCTTCTTCGGCACAAAAATACCGCAACTGTGTGTTTTGATACACCGGATATTTGCTGTTGCGCAGCAGATACTGGGAGACATTTGCCAGCTGCGCATCCTGTTTTTCCAGTGCCTGCATGGCGGCTTGTGTGTGCTGTCCCGTCTCGCCCTCTGTCAGCAGCGGATACAGCTTGGCATCAATGTCCTCATACCGCTTGCGCATCGCCCATGTGCCGCCGTTGAGACCGACCAGAAAATACAAAAACACGCCCAAAACCGGAAAAACCAAAATTAGAATAATCCACGGCGTTTTCATACTGGATGTCTTGTGCTGTGCATAAATGGCGAGAACCAACAGCGCACCGACAATATAGGTACACGTCTGAATCCACGGCGCGTAGCGATTGAGCTTCGTGAACATCATGGCGATAAACACCACTTCCAGCAAAATCGCCAGCGCACAGAACGCCAATCGCCCGACGCTGTTTTTCACAGCGGTTTTGCTCTCTACTCGTGAATGGCTCATTGTTCAGCTCCTTTCCGTTCGTATTGTTCTATTATACCGCATTCTCATGCTTTTTCCAACTATATATAAAATTTTTATATATCCTCTTGACATCGAGAAACTTCGTGCTATACTAAATATATAAAAAATTTATATATAAAGATTTTATATACTATAGAAAAGGAGTTGATGGCATGTATTTTCCTGTATCCTCTCTGCTGATCGAGTATTTGATTCTGACCATTGTGCAGACGCAGGATTCGTATGGCTACGAAATCAGTCAGACAATCAAGCTCGCCGCAGACATCAAAGAATCCACGCTGTATCCGATTCTCAAAAAGCTGGAGAAATCCGGTTATCTCACCACCTATTCCCAGCTGCATCAGGGACGCAAACGCAAGTATTATTCGATTACCGCGCTTGGAAAACAGCAAATCCAACAGTTACATGAGGAATGGGTGTCTTATCGGGACACCATTGAAGGCATCATTGAAGGGAGGCTTCGCAAATGACCAAACAGGTATATCTTGACCAGCTGCGCAAATACTTGAAAAAGCTGCCAGCTGAGGACTATGCAGACGCGATGGAGTATTTCACGGAATATTTTGAAGAAGCAGACGAAGAACAATCACAGCAGCTCATGCATGAGCTGGGCACACCCAAGGAGGCAGCTCGTGAACTGATTCAAAATCTGCTGGACAAAAAAATCACGGAGCAGGCAGACGGTACCGCTCCCAAAAAGAAATCTCATATTTTTTGGATTGCATTTCTGGCCATTTGCGCCGCACCCATCGGCATCCCGTTATTGATCGCCGTTTTGCTCGTCTTATTGGCACTTTTGATATGTGCCGCAGCCATCGTATTTGCGGTAGGATGCTGTGCCGCAGCCTTCTTCCTTGTCGGCGGCAAATTGGTGATCCGCGGACTGCTCGCCATTCCCTATTCCCTGTCCGGTGCCGGTATGATTGCCGGAAGCGGCCTGCTCACTCTCGGTCTCAGCATTCTTGCCGTTGTGCTCGGTATCTATCTGTGCAAGTGGTGCTGTATGTTGTTCGCTAAGCTCGCCCGTTGGATTTCGCAGAAAAGGAGACGATAACTCATGAAAACTTGGCTGAAAACAACATTGATTACCGGTGTTTTGTGCTGTGCGGTCGGCGCGGTGCTCACTGCCGCCGGTATGCTCACCGGCGGAAAGCAATATGTACAAGCTGCGGACATCAACACCCTGCGCGGCGATGCCCGCAAAACCGACAGCGATTCACTCGCTGTGCTGAACAAACAAAAAATATCCGGCGTACAGGCATTGGATCTTGCGCTGGATAATCTGGATTTGAAAATCGTACCGTCTGCTGATGACTCTTGTTATCTGTCCTATCGCATTGCGGCGACCGGCGGCGAAGCGCCGCTGACGTACACGGTGCAGGACGGCACGCTGCATCTCAAGGAAAATGACGCCGTGCAGCCGCAGGTGCATATTGACGTGGATTTCCTGACGGATTTTCTCACGCTCGGCAGGCTTCCGGAAGATGATGATAACGCACAAACCGTGATTTTATCCGTTCCGAAATCTCAGCTCAAGCAGTTAGACATCCGTTCTTCCTATGGTGATATCTCGATGCGCGGCATCTCGGCGGCGCGCGGCTCGATTCGCTGTGACAACGGAGATATTTCGCTGAACAACTGCCAGCTGTCCCAGTTAACGCTCAACAATGATTACGGCGACATCTCGATGCGCGGCATCTCGGCAGCGCGCGGCTCGATTCGCTGTGAAAACGGAGATATTTCGCTGAAAAACTGCCGACTGTCCCAGTTAACGCTCAACAATGATTACGGTGACATTGATTTGGAGCGGTGCACGCTGGACACCGCCGCCGTCCAGCTGTCCAACGGCGGTTTTGACGCACGGGAGACGGCATTTTCCGGTGAAAACAGCATCACAAGCAGCTACGGGGACGTTTCGGTTTCCGACACCTTGGCGAACCTGCAGGCGCTGACCATACAGGCGAGCACCGCATACGGAGAGATTTCCGTTCCGGACGGACTGCGGTCGCAAATTCGGCAGACCACGGACGATGAGCTGACGGACTACTGCCACAGCGGCACGGGCGGCTCTCTGCGCGTGCAGGCGGACAACGGAGACATTGAACTTTCCGATGACTGAACCAAAAAATCCACCGATTCTATACAGAACCGGTGGATTTTCTTTACTTGTTGTCCGATTCCCATACAAACGTAATCTGATAGCCGTCCAGATTGGCAACCTTGTTCAGCATATGTTCGATGCGCAGCTCGGTGCTCTCCTTTGCTTTTTCCCAAAATTCCTTGTTCTTTTTCAGCTTTTTCTTTTGCTTCTCGGATAATTCCTTTTGAAATGCCGAGAAATCCTTCAAATTAGAGCTGGTAAACACAGAATTTTTCACATCGTAATACTGAAAGGCGTCATAATCCGGCGTATCCGTCAGAATCTCCAACGGCGGAACGGTTACCTGAATGGTTTTTTTCACATCGTCCGTGGCAATCTCAATCTGATCCGCGTGAATGCCGACGCCCAAGCTGCCGCCGTATGTAAAGATTGCTCTATCCGTTGCGAACGGAATGTCAATATTGGTCTTGAACAGCTTCTTTCCCTTCTCATACGTTCCCGCATCCGTGTAGTAATATTCATACGCAATCAGTTTGTCCGTTCCCTTCATCGCACTCATCAAGGTCTGCGAATTTACGGTTATGGTGCCATCGTCCTGTACAACCACGCTGGAAGAAGTCTCCTCCTTCTCCTCCGCCTTGGTCAGCTGCCGGTTCCAATAGATATGTTGTCCCACGATAACAGCTGCTGCCAAAGCGATGACAACAACATATCCCCAAAATTTTTTGCTCTTTTTCTTGTCTATCGTCGTCAGTTCGTTCATTGTTCTCTCCCCTGTTCACCGATTGATATAGCTAGTATACCATCCACTATATCCTTTTGCAACTCGTTGCCCGCAACAAAAAGAGGCCACCGTGCGGTGACCTCTTTTTTCTATGCAAGCATCTTACTTGAGATGCACAGTGTTGATGTCAACCAGCTCGCAGGACTGGATGCGGGTATCGCCTTCCAGGCAGCGCAGCAGTGCCGACGCCGTATCAATGGCGGTCAGGCACGGAATTGCGTGCTCAACGGTGGAGCGGCGAATCTTAACCGAGCCAAGCTCTGGATGACGACCCTTGACAGAGGTTGCGATGACATAATCAATGTCACCGGACTCAATCAGATCAATCATGTTCGGGGACGGCTCGTCTACATTGCGCACCGAGTTGGTCGCTACCATGTGGCGGTTGAGGACGTTTGCCGTGCCGCTGGTTGCGTACAGGTCAAAGCCCAGCTCCGCAAAGCGCTCGGCAATGTTGATGATTTCCTGCTTATCCGCATCACGGACAGAAATCAGAACCTTGCCCTTCTTCTTCATCTGGTAGCCTGCGCCCATCATGCCCTTGAGCAGTGCTTCACGGAACGAGGTGGATACGCCCAGAACCTCACCGGTGGACTTCATCTCCGGTCCAAGCTGGGTATCCAGATCACGCAGCTTCTGGAACGAGAATACCGGAACCTTTACAGCGTAATGGTCGCCTTCCGGATACAGACCGGTACCCCAGCCCATGTCCTTCAGCTTTTCGCCGAACATGCAGCGAGTAGCCAGATCTACCATCGGTACGCCGGTAATCTTGGAAATATACGGGATGGTACGAGAAGAACGCGGGTTTACCTCAATGACATATACTTCGTCGTTGTACAGAACGAACTGGATGTTAACCAGACCGATAACTGCCAGTTCCTTTGCCAGCTTCTTGGTGTAGTCAATGATGGTTTGCTTGTGCTTGTCCTCAATCGTGATAGACGGATAAACCGAAATCGAGTCACCGGAATGGATGCCTGCGCGCTCCAGATGCTCCATGATGCCCGGAATCAGGATGTCCTCGCCGTCGCAAATGGCGTCAACTTCGATTTCTCGACCCATCAGGTACTTGTCGACCAGTACCGGATTTTCAATCTTGGTACGGGTGATGACGCGCATATACTCGCGGATGTCCGCTTCCTTATAGGCGATTTCCATGCCCTGACCGCCCAATACATAAGACGGACGAACCAGTACCGGATAGCCCAGACGATCCGCAACCTTAACAGCTTCTTCCTCGGTAAATACCGTGTCGCCCTTTGCGCGCGGAATGCCGGTCTTGTTCAGGATGACGTCAAACTTTTCTCTGTCCTCGGCAGCGTCAATGCTCCATGCCGGTGTGCCCAGAATCGGCACGCCTAGAGATTCTACGTGCTCTGCCAGATTGATGGCGGTCTGACCGCCGAACTGTACAATGGCAGCGTCCGGCTTCTCTGCGTTGACGATGCCGGTGATGTCCTCCGGTGTCAGCGGCTCGAAATACAGACGGTCTGCGGTGTCAAAGTCGGTGGATACGGTCTCCGGATTGTTATTTACGATGATGGTCTCGCAGCCTAGCTCCTGCAGTGCCCATACGGAATGTACGGAGCAGTAGTCGAACTCGATGCCCTGACCGATACGAATCGGACCGGAGCCCAGAACCATAATCTTCTTCTTGCCGGAGGCCGGCTTGACCTCGGTTTCCTCGTCATAGGTGGAGTAGTAGTACGGGGTCTCTGCCTCGAACTCTGCCGCACAGGTATCTACCGTCTTGTATACCGGCAGACGAGACAGCTCACCGACCGGCTTGCCGTGCAGGCGCTCGATGACCTTATCCGTGAAGCCGAACTTCTTTGCTGCCAGATACAGCTCCGGTGTCAGCTCCTCGGCGTTCTCCAGTGCGTGCTCCATGTCGATGATGCGCATAAAGCCGTTGAGGAACCACTCGTCAATCTTGGTGATGTCGTGAACCTCGTCCACGGTTAGGATGCCGCGGCGGAACGCCTCACAGATGGAGAAGATGCGCTCGAAATCGCAGGTCTTTACCTTTTCGATAATTTCTGCGTCGCTCAGCTTGGCAATCAGCGGCATATACAGCGAATCTACCTTCATTTCGATGGAGCGGACAGCCTTCATCATGCCGCCCTCGAAGCTGTTGGAAATCGCCATAACCTCGCCGGTCGCCTTCATCTGGGTGCCCAGCGTCTTATCTGCGTATACGAATTTATCAAACGGCCAGCGCGGGAACTTGACAACGCAGTAGTCCAGCGTCGGCTCGAAGCAAGCTGCGGTCTTGCCGGTAACGGCGTTGGTCAGCTCGTCCAGACCGTAGCCTACCGCAATCTTTGCCGCAATCTTTGCAATCGGATAGCCGGTTGCCTTGGATGCCAGTGCGGAGGAACGCGATACACGCGGGTTTACCTCGATAACGGCATACTCAAAGGAATCCGGATGCAAAGCGAACTGTACGTTACAGCCGCCCTCAATGCCCAGCTCGGTGATGATCTTGAGCGCAGAAGTACGCAGCATCTGATACTCGTGGTCACACAGCGTCTGGCTCGGTGCAACAACGACGGAGTCGCCGGTGTGTACGCCGACCGGATCAATATTTTCCATGTTACAAACCGTGATGACATTGCCCTTGCCGTCACGCATTACTTCGTACTCGACTTCCTTCCAGCCTGCAATGCACTTCTCGACCAGAATTTCATCTACACGAGAGTACATGATACCGGACGCTGCGATTTCACGCAGTTCGTCCCAAGTATACGCGATGCCGCCGCCGGTGCCGCCGAGGGTGTATGCCGGACGAATGATAACCGGCAGACCGATTTCTTCGGTAAATGCAACGGCGTCCTCTACGGTGTGTACCACCTTGGAGGCGATAATCGGCTCATGGATTTTCTCCATGGTGTCCTTAAACATCTGACGGTCTTCCGCCTTATCAATGGTGGTCGGGTTTGCGCCGAGCAGCTTGACGCCGTACTCGTCGAGGAATCCGCTTGCCACCAGATCCATGGCGATGTTCAGACCGGTCTGACCGCCCAGTGTCGGCAGAATGGAGTCCGGACGCTCTTTCTTGATGATTTCTTCTACACACGGAATGGTCATCGGCTCGATGTAAACCTTATCCGCCATGGCCTTGTCGGTCATAATCGTAGCCGGATTGGAGTTTACCAGAATAACCTCCAAACCTTCTTCGCGCAGCGCACGGCATGCCTGCGTGCCTGCGTAGTCGAACTCAGCTGCCTGACCGATGACGATCGGGCCGGAGCCCAGTACCATTACCTTATGAATATCTTTGCGCAGCGGCATTACTGAGCGCCTCCTTTCTTCTCATCCATGAGTGCGATAAACTGATCGAACAGATATGCCGTGTCCTCCGGACCCGGCTTGACCTCCGGATGATACTGAACGGTGAAGATCGGCGCATGTAGATGCTCGATGCCTTCACAGGTATTGTCGTTGATGTTGATGTGGCTGACGCGGGCAATGTCCGGATTGACGGTCTCGCCCAGCACAGCGTAGCCATGGTTCTGGCTGGTGATATAGGTGCGGTCGTGTGCCAGATCCTTGACCGGATGGTTGACACCGCGGTGGCCAAAGGTCATCTTCTTGGTCTGTGCACCGATGGACAGTGCCAGCAGCTGATGTCCCAGACAGATGCCAAAGATCGGCATACCGGACTTGATGAGCACCTTCAGGTTCTCGATGATTTCGGTGTTTTCCTGCGGGTCGCCAGGGCCGTTGGACAGCATGATGCCGTCATAGCCGCCGTTCAGGATGTCCTCCGGCTTGGTGTATGCCGGCAGAACCGTCACTTCACAGCCGCGCGCACACAGCTCGCGGCGAATGTTGCGCTTGACGCCGAAATCCAGCAGAGCCACGCGATGCTTCTGGGTCTCTGCGGTGGTCGGGTAAACCTTCGGCTCGGAAATGGTAACCGTCTTGACCGCATTGGTCACCTTATATGCCTTCATCTCGGCAATCTGCTGCTTGGTCGGCTCGTAGCCCTCAGAGTACAGAATGCCGTTCATGACGCCGCTGTTTCTCAGGATGCGGGTCAGGCGGCGGGTGTCAATGCCTGCCAGACCGACGATGCCCTCACTCTTGAGGTACTCGTCCAGCGAGCGGTCACAGCGCCAGTTGGACGGATATGCACATGCTTCGCGCATGATAAAGCCGGAAACCCAGCACTTGCGCGACTCAAAGTCCTCTGCGTTGAGACCATAGTTGCCGATGAGCGGATAGGTCATGCAGACAGACTGTCCGTAATAGGACGGGTCGGTCAGGACTTCCTGATAGCCCGCCATGCCGGTATTGAATACGATTTCCGCAATAGATGCGCCCTCTGCACCGACGCTGACGCCTTCAAACAGCGTGCCGTCAGCCAGCAGGAGATAGGCCTTCTTCAAGTTCCAAACACTCCTCTTCTATTCAAACGATGTTGTTTTTACTATCTATATCAAAAAATTTTGACTTACTTGATTGCACTTACGATGTCATCACGCATACGGATGGCTTCCTTGCGTGCTGCTTCCTGATAGTCCAGATCGCACTTCTTCCAAGC is a window encoding:
- a CDS encoding carbamoyl phosphate synthase small subunit — its product is MKKAYLLLADGTLFEGVSVGAEGASIAEIVFNTGMAGYQEVLTDPSYYGQSVCMTYPLIGNYGLNAEDFESRKCWVSGFIMREACAYPSNWRCDRSLDEYLKSEGIVGLAGIDTRRLTRILRNSGVMNGILYSEGYEPTKQQIAEMKAYKVTNAVKTVTISEPKVYPTTAETQKHRVALLDFGVKRNIRRELCARGCEVTVLPAYTKPEDILNGGYDGIMLSNGPGDPQENTEIIENLKVLIKSGMPIFGICLGHQLLALSIGAQTKKMTFGHRGVNHPVKDLAHDRTYITSQNHGYAVLGETVNPDIARVSHININDNTCEGIEHLHAPIFTVQYHPEVKPGPEDTAYLFDQFIALMDEKKGGAQ
- a CDS encoding DUF4097 family beta strand repeat-containing protein, with the translated sequence MKTWLKTTLITGVLCCAVGAVLTAAGMLTGGKQYVQAADINTLRGDARKTDSDSLAVLNKQKISGVQALDLALDNLDLKIVPSADDSCYLSYRIAATGGEAPLTYTVQDGTLHLKENDAVQPQVHIDVDFLTDFLTLGRLPEDDDNAQTVILSVPKSQLKQLDIRSSYGDISMRGISAARGSIRCDNGDISLNNCQLSQLTLNNDYGDISMRGISAARGSIRCENGDISLKNCRLSQLTLNNDYGDIDLERCTLDTAAVQLSNGGFDARETAFSGENSITSSYGDVSVSDTLANLQALTIQASTAYGEISVPDGLRSQIRQTTDDELTDYCHSGTGGSLRVQADNGDIELSDD
- the cls gene encoding cardiolipin synthase; the protein is MSHSRVESKTAVKNSVGRLAFCALAILLEVVFIAMMFTKLNRYAPWIQTCTYIVGALLVLAIYAQHKTSSMKTPWIILILVFPVLGVFLYFLVGLNGGTWAMRKRYEDIDAKLYPLLTEGETGQHTQAAMQALEKQDAQLANVSQYLLRNSKYPVYQNTQLRYFCAEEGLEAQKQALRQAKRFIFMEYHAIEDAEAWHGIQEILAERAKAGVEIRVFYDDMGSIGFINKDFVKRMEKLGIQCCIFNPLMPGLNLFLNNRDHRKITVIDGTIGFTGGYNLANEYFNLTHPYGQWKDTGIELRGEAVRSLTVTFLENWHAVKRKEEEQHAQPHIAEYLPEFAPKPELHGFIQPYADSPLDDEQVGEEVYISLLNKATKYCWFITPYLILTDEMIHAMGLAAKRGVDVRVITPGIPDKKMVYQVTRSYYSSLTRNGVRVYEWTPGFCHCKMCVTDDEAATCGTINLDYRSLYHHFENGCLYIGHPAVLETKRDFERTFLQCREVTEEYTTGHGRMLRLGQMFLRLFAPLL
- a CDS encoding DUF1700 domain-containing protein, producing MTKQVYLDQLRKYLKKLPAEDYADAMEYFTEYFEEADEEQSQQLMHELGTPKEAARELIQNLLDKKITEQADGTAPKKKSHIFWIAFLAICAAPIGIPLLIAVLLVLLALLICAAAIVFAVGCCAAAFFLVGGKLVIRGLLAIPYSLSGAGMIAGSGLLTLGLSILAVVLGIYLCKWCCMLFAKLARWISQKRRR
- the carB gene encoding carbamoyl-phosphate synthase large subunit, yielding MPLRKDIHKVMVLGSGPIVIGQAAEFDYAGTQACRALREEGLEVILVNSNPATIMTDKAMADKVYIEPMTIPCVEEIIKKERPDSILPTLGGQTGLNIAMDLVASGFLDEYGVKLLGANPTTIDKAEDRQMFKDTMEKIHEPIIASKVVHTVEDAVAFTEEIGLPVIIRPAYTLGGTGGGIAYTWDELREIAASGIMYSRVDEILVEKCIAGWKEVEYEVMRDGKGNVITVCNMENIDPVGVHTGDSVVVAPSQTLCDHEYQMLRTSALKIITELGIEGGCNVQFALHPDSFEYAVIEVNPRVSRSSALASKATGYPIAKIAAKIAVGYGLDELTNAVTGKTAACFEPTLDYCVVKFPRWPFDKFVYADKTLGTQMKATGEVMAISNSFEGGMMKAVRSIEMKVDSLYMPLIAKLSDAEIIEKVKTCDFERIFSICEAFRRGILTVDEVHDITKIDEWFLNGFMRIIDMEHALENAEELTPELYLAAKKFGFTDKVIERLHGKPVGELSRLPVYKTVDTCAAEFEAETPYYYSTYDEETEVKPASGKKKIMVLGSGPIRIGQGIEFDYCSVHSVWALQELGCETIIVNNNPETVSTDFDTADRLYFEPLTPEDITGIVNAEKPDAAIVQFGGQTAINLAEHVESLGVPILGTPAWSIDAAEDREKFDVILNKTGIPRAKGDTVFTEEEAVKVADRLGYPVLVRPSYVLGGQGMEIAYKEADIREYMRVITRTKIENPVLVDKYLMGREIEVDAICDGEDILIPGIMEHLERAGIHSGDSISVYPSITIEDKHKQTIIDYTKKLAKELAVIGLVNIQFVLYNDEVYVIEVNPRSSRTIPYISKITGVPMVDLATRCMFGEKLKDMGWGTGLYPEGDHYAVKVPVFSFQKLRDLDTQLGPEMKSTGEVLGVSTSFREALLKGMMGAGYQMKKKGKVLISVRDADKQEIINIAERFAELGFDLYATSGTANVLNRHMVATNSVRNVDEPSPNMIDLIESGDIDYVIATSVKGRHPELGSVKIRRSTVEHAIPCLTAIDTASALLRCLEGDTRIQSCELVDINTVHLK
- a CDS encoding PadR family transcriptional regulator: MYFPVSSLLIEYLILTIVQTQDSYGYEISQTIKLAADIKESTLYPILKKLEKSGYLTTYSQLHQGRKRKYYSITALGKQQIQQLHEEWVSYRDTIEGIIEGRLRK
- a CDS encoding DUF4230 domain-containing protein, which translates into the protein MNELTTIDKKKSKKFWGYVVVIALAAAVIVGQHIYWNRQLTKAEEKEETSSSVVVQDDGTITVNSQTLMSAMKGTDKLIAYEYYYTDAGTYEKGKKLFKTNIDIPFATDRAIFTYGGSLGVGIHADQIEIATDDVKKTIQVTVPPLEILTDTPDYDAFQYYDVKNSVFTSSNLKDFSAFQKELSEKQKKKLKKNKEFWEKAKESTELRIEHMLNKVANLDGYQITFVWESDNK
- the hcp gene encoding hydroxylamine reductase — its product is MKHNMFCFQCEQTAGCTGCTGRAGVCGKQANTANLQDALTGALIALARTIQGKQTVSAKISKQIIDGLFTTVTNVNFNDVTIQQRIDAIHRELPAGTADYDMKKVWDAQEDIRSLKSLILFGIRGMAAYAYHAMILGYTDAQLDAFFVKALCAVGEDTWGMDELLPIVLEVGEKNLACMALLDKANTETYGIPEPTTVPLTVEKGPFIVVTGHDLYDLKCLLEQTKDKGVAVYTHGEMLPAHGYPELKKYPHLKGNFGTAWQNQQKEFDNIPAPILFTTNCLMPPRPSYADRVFTTEVVSYPEMVHIDEARDFTPVIEKALELGGYAEDQPFTGINGGHTVTTGFGHGAILRAADQIVDAVKSGAIRHFFLVGGCDGARPGRNYYTEFVKQTPPDTVVLTLACGKYRFNDLDLGTIGGLPRLMDVGQCNDAYGAIQVAVALAKAFDCGVNELPLSMVLSWYEQKAVCILLTLLYLGIQNIRLGPTLPAFLSPNVLQFLVEHYHIAPISTPEEDLKAILGE